The proteins below are encoded in one region of Aquisphaera giovannonii:
- the rplJ gene encoding 50S ribosomal protein L10, giving the protein MSKYVKELMMDQLRADLGETRSVLVMDLKGLDAISEFQLRRDLRKKSIKLRALKNSLARKVFGEMGMGGLSKYLEGPTVLAWGGEGVAELAKEISTQVKNLKKPEIKGGVVDGVVIGPGQVEDITKLPSREQLIARVVALALAPAQRIVALANAPAAGLMSQLKTMSEGSGGEEGTAEPAEEAKPEGA; this is encoded by the coding sequence ATGAGCAAGTATGTCAAAGAACTGATGATGGACCAGCTCCGGGCCGACCTCGGCGAGACCCGGTCGGTCCTGGTGATGGACCTGAAGGGGCTGGACGCGATCTCCGAGTTCCAGCTCCGCCGCGACCTGAGGAAGAAGTCGATCAAGCTGCGTGCCCTGAAGAACTCGCTGGCCCGCAAGGTCTTCGGCGAGATGGGGATGGGCGGCCTCTCGAAGTACCTGGAGGGGCCGACGGTCCTGGCCTGGGGCGGCGAGGGGGTGGCCGAGCTGGCCAAGGAGATCTCCACCCAGGTCAAGAACCTGAAGAAGCCGGAGATCAAGGGCGGCGTGGTCGACGGGGTGGTCATCGGCCCCGGCCAGGTCGAGGACATCACCAAGCTCCCCAGCCGCGAGCAGCTGATCGCCCGCGTGGTGGCGCTGGCGCTGGCGCCGGCGCAGCGGATCGTGGCCCTGGCGAACGCGCCGGCGGCCGGCCTGATGAGCCAGTTGAAGACCATGTCCGAAGGGTCCGGCGGGGAGGAAGGCACCGCCGAGCCGGCCGAGGAGGCCAAGCCCGAAGGGGCCTGA
- the rplA gene encoding 50S ribosomal protein L1, translating to MPHHSKRYRALSDKLKAPAPVPLAEAVKVLKGFGTTKFNQTVEVSTHLGIDPRQSDQNVRGSVALPHGIGKSVRVAVFAQGDNAEKARAAGADIVGADDLAQQIKGGTMDFDVALATPDMMGIVGPLGRVLGPRGLMPSPRSGTVTADIGSAVREFKAGKIEFRNDKGGNVAVPVGKISFTEEQLVENINAFLNYLRTLKPAAAKGTYLQSITVSATMSPGIRIVA from the coding sequence TTGCCCCACCATTCGAAGCGCTATCGCGCCCTGAGCGACAAGCTCAAGGCGCCCGCCCCGGTCCCCCTGGCCGAGGCGGTGAAGGTCCTCAAGGGGTTCGGCACGACCAAGTTCAACCAGACGGTCGAGGTCTCGACCCACCTGGGGATCGACCCCCGCCAGAGCGACCAGAACGTCCGCGGCTCCGTGGCGCTGCCGCACGGCATCGGCAAGAGCGTCCGGGTGGCGGTCTTCGCCCAGGGCGACAACGCCGAGAAGGCCCGCGCCGCCGGCGCCGACATCGTCGGGGCGGACGACCTGGCCCAGCAGATCAAGGGGGGGACGATGGACTTCGACGTCGCCCTCGCCACGCCCGACATGATGGGCATCGTCGGCCCGCTGGGCCGCGTGCTCGGCCCCCGCGGCCTGATGCCGTCGCCCCGGTCCGGCACCGTCACGGCGGACATCGGCTCGGCGGTCCGGGAGTTCAAGGCGGGCAAGATCGAGTTCCGCAACGACAAGGGGGGCAACGTGGCGGTCCCCGTCGGCAAGATCTCCTTCACCGAGGAGCAGCTCGTCGAGAACATCAACGCCTTCCTGAACTACCTGCGGACGCTCAAGCCGGCGGCCGCCAAGGGCACGTACCTCCAGTCGATCACCGTCTCGGCCACCATGAGCCCGGGGATCCGCATCGTGGCCTGA